Part of the Sulfuriflexus mobilis genome is shown below.
TGGCAGGTATCCAGGCAGACATCACGATCCTCACCGAGCAGTCGCAACAGGAACCAACGTTGTTTCTGGCCGATGCACAGCGGCTGCCGGTCATGCCGGATGAGTTGTTTGGGCAGGTGATAATGCAACCAGTCATGGGTCATACCGACGATCTCGACATGCTCTTGCTGCAGGCCAACCTCTTCGTGCAGTTCGCGGTACAGGGCCTGCTCGGGGCTCTCGTTCTCACGGATGCCCCCCTGCGGGAATTGCCAGGCATTCTGGCCAATACGCCGCGCCCACAACAGGTGATTGTCATGGTTGCAGAGAATAATCCCTACGTTGGCGCGAA
Proteins encoded:
- a CDS encoding RNA pyrophosphohydrolase; the encoded protein is MIDTQGFRANVGIILCNHDNHLLWARRIGQNAWQFPQGGIRENESPEQALYRELHEEVGLQQEHVEIVGMTHDWLHYHLPKQLIRHDRQPLCIGQKQRWFLLRLLGEDRDVCLDTCQQPEFDHWRWVDYWHPLNEVVSFKREVYESALKELEPLLFSNA